Part of the Borrelia sp. A-FGy1 genome, TTATAGATATGATGAGCTATTAAATTCACTTTCATCAACAAAAAAGAAACAAGCCTGGGCTTTATATGAAGAGTATATGGCATCAATAATAAAATGAGGCATTACCTAATTTTTTATACTTGTGTTTAGAAACTTGAAATTTAATATAAAAATAGGTATATTGCATTAAATAAAAGTTTATAGTCTCTACACACACAAATTAATTAGAAAAGTAAGACAGGTCATCTGACCTGTCTTACTTTTCTAAAATATATATATTAATTAATAAAGATTACCGTATTCTTTATAAGAAATTCATTAGCAAAATAAAGTAAATCAAATAAAAGAGATCACCAGTTAGTTAATTCGACTATTTATAGACTAACTTTATCTATATAATCCTCAAGATAACTTTTGAGTTTAATAACAATTTAAATTAATACTTACAATAAATATTGTTAATATTCTTTCAATTGCAAATAAATAAAATAATTTTTATTTTAAAAAGGTATTTAATTTCAAAGTCTACAGATAGCTTAATGATTTGATTTTGTATATATTTATGTATTTCTTTTATAGAAAGCGTATAAGGTAATATTTATCTCACCAGCACCTTTTTCTTAAAGTTATATTTTTTAATGTTGGCTTCTTCCAAGTTGTACTTATCTTGTCTTGGATTACTTTTTCTTTTGAATTTGATTAACTGTTAAGATAAATTTCTGACACGTTTTTATAATCTTTCACAACTCTTTTTAATTAGTCTCAATAAAAAATAGTGGTTGTTTAAAACCTTTGTAATATCCTATCAACTTTGATATAGCTTTATATTACATAGAGATTTTTTGTTATCAATTTTTTTATTGAAATATTTATTTTTCTTTTGTACTTTTCTTTTCATTCATTCATTAGTGTACTTACTTTTATGAGTTTATGGGTAAGCTATGATTGTCTATACTTAGTTTTAATATCAAAGATTCAGTATTGCTATTTTTTTCTCTTTATGTTCTTTTTTATGATATTATCATTATGTTTTTATATTTTTTTAGGAATGGGTTTTTACCGTTTCTTTTAATTTTAAATATATAAGCTTTATTTATATTTCTTCCATATTTTTTTTATTTGATTTTTTATAAATGATTACATTCGGTTATTTTTTTTTCTAAATAGTTGTTTTTTATAAGAATTTTTAGATTATTCACTTTGACATTTTTATTTTTGCTGAGCTTTTCATCGATATTCTTTTTGTTAGTATTAATCATCAATTTTTCTTTATATTCATGTTGTTCTTTTCTATTCATTTTTCTTGTTTTTGACTTACAGTTATCATAGATATTTTCTTTTTCAATTATTTCTAATAGTGAGTAGTAATATTTATTGTTAAGTATATCTTTGTAGCTTAGCTTGTTTTCAATGCTATTTATAAATTTCTTAGTTATTTTGCCAATTTTTTTCCTGTTTATTTCCTTTTTTGTTTTTGTAGTTTGGGCTAGCAGTATGCTAAATATGTTGTCTTTAAGTTCTTTTTTTGTTTTGGTTACATTCTCTTTGTAGCTTTTATCTCTTTCTTTATTTGTTTTTCTTCTATTATTATTAAATAAAGTGTTTTCTTTTTGTTTTTTAGGGTATTTTTTCTTAAACTTTGATTCCCAAATAATTTGATAATCATTAGTAACTCCGTCTTTTCTTCTCATCATCATCCATATCTTATTTTTATATTTTTTCAAGAATTCATCTGTAAAGTGTCTTGTGATATCTTCTTTATTGTATTCTTTTGTGTAATCACAAAGAGCAGTTTCAAGATTAAGTAATGCATTTGTATATGTAGTATCATTGTTGCTGTTTTTTTTAATTATTTGAACATATTTTTTTGATATTTTTTGTTTGTTAATTAGTCTTTCTTCAACTCCATTTCTTATTTTGGTTTTTCTTTTCTTCTCTACTTTATCTAAAGGTATTTCTTTAGAATTCTTTTTATGTATATAGTTATTATCAAGTTTAAAAAGATGCGTATTCTTGTCATGCGAATTTGGTTTACTGGATTTAGATTTATTTATTACTTGATATTTTCTCTTCTTTTCTTTTTCTTTTTCTAATTCTTTAATTAACCTTAGTGTTTGCTCTTTGTTAAACTTTACTTTTGCTATTTGCTTATCAAGATCGCCAATAATTATTTTACCCTTTAGCTCTTCTTTGAGTAGAGTAATTACTTCATTTTGTATTATATCTTTATATTTATCAGTTAAATCCTTGTTTTGTACATAAAAAGAAAGACTTCCTCTGCCAGCTCCAAATCTTATAGTTTCTGTTTTAAGTAATCCTATTTTGTTCATTAATTTAATATCTTTTTGTATTGTTCTGTTGCATACGGTTTTTTCCTTATCTCTTTTTAGTAAGGAATTAGTCATTGCAAGGATATCTTTTGTAGAATATTGTTCCATAAAAGACCTATATTTTCTGTTTTTAGCATTTATTGCCCAGTATAGTTTACACATTCTTGAAATGCGTAAAAATTTCTTTTCTACTATTGCTTTAACTTGATTTATTGTAAACTCGCTGCAACTTTTTTTGTCCTTTTTCTCATTTTCATTAATTAGCTCATTTAGTAATATTATTTTTGCTTCTTTTTGTGTGTTTTGGCAATTCTTCTTATTGTGTTTTCTAGCATTTTTTGTTATCATTTAACTAATCCTTTCGGTGTAGGGGTTAGTATAGTGGGTTCCCTACACCGGGTTTAAGTGTTTAAGTCTTGATAGCTGTAGCTAACTAAGACTTTTTTATTATATATAAAAATTTTAGTCTGATTATCTACTAAGTTAGTCTGACTTTTTTATATATAATACCTATCTATTATTTTTTAATAGTCCTCTTCTTGTTTTTTGGATTTCTTCTTCCTTAGGGCTATTTATTTTCATAG contains:
- a CDS encoding plasmid maintenance protein, with the protein product MITKNARKHNKKNCQNTQKEAKIILLNELINENEKKDKKSCSEFTINQVKAIVEKKFLRISRMCKLYWAINAKNRKYRSFMEQYSTKDILAMTNSLLKRDKEKTVCNRTIQKDIKLMNKIGLLKTETIRFGAGRGSLSFYVQNKDLTDKYKDIIQNEVITLLKEELKGKIIIGDLDKQIAKVKFNKEQTLRLIKELEKEKEKKRKYQVINKSKSSKPNSHDKNTHLFKLDNNYIHKKNSKEIPLDKVEKKRKTKIRNGVEERLINKQKISKKYVQIIKKNSNNDTTYTNALLNLETALCDYTKEYNKEDITRHFTDEFLKKYKNKIWMMMRRKDGVTNDYQIIWESKFKKKYPKKQKENTLFNNNRRKTNKERDKSYKENVTKTKKELKDNIFSILLAQTTKTKKEINRKKIGKITKKFINSIENKLSYKDILNNKYYYSLLEIIEKENIYDNCKSKTRKMNRKEQHEYKEKLMINTNKKNIDEKLSKNKNVKVNNLKILIKNNYLEKKITECNHL